A single region of the Streptomyces virginiae genome encodes:
- a CDS encoding winged helix DNA-binding domain-containing protein produces MASRTTHPVLDTRALNRATLARQLLLSRAEMSAGDAVAHLLGLQAQNVKPPYFQLHARLADFRPAELAGLMESREVVRMVTMRSTIHTHTAHDALTLRPLVQPARDREVTYFRKGLIGVDLDHLAERARAFVESEPRTMGEIREELLQEWPDADPQSLSVAARCRLPLVQVTPRGVWGRSGQVRLTTVESWLGKPAGTAQPVDEVVLRYLAAFGPASVKDMQTWAGLTRLREAFERLRPVLLVFQDENGVELFDLPDAPRPDADTPAPPRFLPEFDNLLLSHADRTRVVAPEIKGRTWTGNQAHCTLLVDGFLAGLWKLDGRVLTVELFGPVSKAAKEEIVAEGTLMVEGLAESGGVGGADGAGGVSVRFGAIKP; encoded by the coding sequence ATGGCTTCCAGGACGACACACCCCGTACTCGACACCCGCGCTCTGAACCGTGCCACGCTCGCCCGCCAGTTGCTGCTGAGCCGCGCCGAGATGTCCGCGGGGGACGCCGTCGCGCACCTGCTCGGGCTGCAGGCGCAGAACGTGAAGCCGCCCTACTTCCAGCTGCACGCCCGGCTCGCCGACTTCCGGCCCGCCGAGCTGGCCGGGCTCATGGAATCCCGCGAGGTCGTCCGGATGGTCACCATGCGATCGACGATCCACACGCACACCGCCCACGACGCCCTGACCCTCAGGCCCCTCGTCCAGCCCGCCCGCGACCGTGAGGTCACCTACTTCCGCAAGGGGCTCATCGGAGTCGATCTGGACCACCTCGCCGAGCGCGCCCGTGCCTTCGTCGAGAGCGAGCCGCGCACCATGGGCGAGATCCGTGAGGAACTGCTCCAGGAATGGCCCGACGCCGACCCGCAGTCCCTGTCCGTCGCCGCTCGCTGCCGGCTGCCGCTCGTGCAGGTCACCCCGCGGGGCGTCTGGGGGCGCAGCGGCCAGGTCCGGCTCACCACCGTCGAGAGCTGGCTCGGGAAGCCCGCCGGCACCGCGCAGCCCGTGGACGAGGTCGTGCTGCGCTACCTCGCCGCCTTCGGGCCCGCCTCCGTCAAGGACATGCAGACCTGGGCCGGACTGACCCGGCTGCGCGAGGCGTTCGAGCGGCTGCGCCCGGTCCTCCTCGTCTTCCAGGACGAGAACGGCGTGGAACTCTTCGACCTCCCCGACGCCCCCCGCCCCGACGCGGACACCCCGGCCCCGCCGCGCTTCCTCCCGGAGTTCGACAACCTCCTGCTCTCGCACGCCGACCGCACCCGCGTGGTCGCCCCGGAGATCAAGGGGCGCACGTGGACGGGGAACCAGGCCCACTGCACCCTGCTCGTGGACGGGTTCCTCGCCGGCCTGTGGAAGCTGGACGGGCGGGTACTCACCGTCGAGCTGTTCGGCCCGGTCTCCAAGGCGGCCAAGGAGGAGATCGTCGCCGAGGGGACACTGATGGTGGAGGGGTTGGCCGAGTCCGGTGGGGTTGGTGGGGCCGATGGAGCCGGCGGGGTGTCCGTACGGTTCGGAGCGATCAAGCCCTGA